One part of the Candidatus Tanganyikabacteria bacterium genome encodes these proteins:
- a CDS encoding cation:proton antiporter: MDAFRLLQDLAIALAAALGFGLICRRLKQPPLLGYLVGGLLVGPSGIKLVSDAHSIEVLAEVGVVLLMFALGVETSFSELKPVRRFAVVGGAIQMIATVAIAWAAGSWWGLPAGTSILLGFIVAVSSTVVVLKVLMDRGALDAAHGRALLGLLIVQDLAVVLMVVLIPSLADPAKLNPGAIGLALGKAAVFLGTASWLGTRILPGAMKYVARTGSKELLLLAGVVLCFGLSAASYFLGLSLALGAFIAGLVISESDQSHQLLADIFPLRDLFSTVFFVSVGMLVDLSVLGKDLGAAVAFIVAIVAGKALLGVATARLFRYPLRTSLAIGLGLAQIGEFSFVMADIGRSHGLLDDRLLAIVLASAVATIILTPAMCKLAPALHAWWVRVWPGTGHAGGYPADGPRGTADLDQGDHVVICGFGRVGASLGEVLVRNGAKVLVIDIDQNTLQSLRDRGVPGFYGDAANLELLKRACLPLAKMLVIALPDPLSCRLAVMYGRQLNRDLPIIARAHRSQDVATLYDLGADEVVQPEFEASIEFIRFAMLRLGYGLMQTQSYTKQIRRERYQQLEDGFRPEEVPGIEDFLGEAEISWVSLDGHSDLPGHSLRDLDLRKRLGIAVLALKRDGRVIPNPDSDDAFKVGDAILVMGSREQLEQLARPDALDELQPT; encoded by the coding sequence TTGGACGCGTTTCGCTTGCTCCAGGACCTGGCCATCGCCCTGGCGGCGGCCCTGGGCTTTGGCCTGATCTGCCGGCGGCTCAAGCAGCCGCCGCTGCTGGGCTACCTCGTCGGCGGGCTGCTGGTCGGGCCATCGGGGATCAAGCTCGTTTCGGACGCCCATTCCATCGAGGTCCTCGCGGAAGTGGGCGTGGTCCTGCTCATGTTCGCCCTGGGAGTCGAGACCTCGTTCTCCGAGCTGAAACCGGTCCGCCGCTTTGCGGTGGTCGGCGGCGCCATCCAGATGATCGCCACGGTGGCCATCGCCTGGGCCGCTGGCTCATGGTGGGGCCTCCCGGCGGGCACCAGCATCCTGCTGGGCTTCATCGTCGCGGTCTCCAGCACGGTGGTGGTGCTGAAAGTGCTCATGGACCGGGGTGCCCTGGACGCCGCCCACGGGCGAGCCCTCCTGGGGCTCCTCATCGTGCAGGATCTGGCCGTCGTCCTGATGGTCGTCCTGATCCCCAGCCTCGCCGACCCGGCGAAGCTGAACCCGGGTGCCATCGGGCTGGCACTCGGCAAGGCAGCCGTCTTCCTGGGCACCGCGAGCTGGCTGGGCACCCGCATCCTGCCGGGAGCCATGAAGTACGTCGCCAGGACCGGCAGCAAGGAGTTGCTGCTCCTTGCAGGCGTCGTCCTGTGTTTCGGGCTCTCGGCGGCCTCCTACTTCCTCGGGCTCTCGCTGGCGCTCGGAGCGTTCATCGCCGGCCTGGTCATCAGCGAGTCCGACCAGAGCCACCAGCTTCTGGCCGACATCTTCCCTCTCCGGGACCTCTTCTCGACCGTTTTCTTCGTGTCGGTCGGCATGCTGGTCGACCTGTCGGTCTTGGGTAAGGACCTCGGCGCCGCGGTGGCGTTCATCGTGGCGATCGTCGCCGGCAAGGCGTTGCTGGGCGTGGCGACCGCCCGGCTCTTCCGTTACCCGCTGCGTACCAGCCTGGCGATCGGCCTGGGCCTGGCCCAGATCGGCGAATTCTCGTTCGTCATGGCGGACATCGGCCGGAGTCACGGGCTGCTCGACGACCGGCTCCTGGCGATCGTGCTGGCGAGCGCCGTCGCCACCATTATCCTCACGCCGGCCATGTGCAAGCTCGCGCCTGCCCTGCATGCCTGGTGGGTCCGGGTATGGCCCGGGACCGGCCATGCGGGCGGCTACCCGGCCGACGGACCCCGCGGGACGGCCGATCTCGACCAGGGGGACCACGTGGTCATCTGCGGCTTCGGGCGGGTAGGGGCCAGCCTCGGCGAAGTCTTGGTCCGCAACGGCGCCAAGGTCCTGGTCATCGACATCGACCAGAACACCCTCCAGAGCCTGCGCGATCGCGGCGTTCCGGGATTTTACGGCGACGCCGCGAACCTGGAACTGTTGAAACGAGCCTGCTTGCCCCTCGCCAAGATGCTCGTCATCGCCCTCCCGGACCCGCTGAGCTGCCGGCTGGCCGTGATGTACGGCCGGCAACTCAACCGAGACCTCCCCATCATCGCCCGGGCTCACCGCTCGCAAGACGTCGCGACGCTCTACGATCTGGGCGCCGACGAGGTAGTTCAGCCTGAGTTCGAGGCGAGCATCGAGTTCATCCGGTTCGCGATGCTTCGCCTCGGCTACGGCCTCATGCAAACCCAGTCCTACACCAAACAGATCCGGCGCGAGCGGTACCAGCAGCTCGAAGATGGCTTCCGGCCGGAGGAGGTCCCCGGTATCGAGGACTTCCTGGGCGAAGCCGAGATCTCGTGGGTCTCCCTGGATGGCCACTCCGACTTGCCGGGACACTCTCTGCGCGATCTCGACCTCCGAAAACGCCTCGGCATCGCGGTGCTGGCGCTCAAGCGGGACGGTCGCGTCATCCCGAATCCCGATTCGGATGACGCCTTCAAGGTAGGGGACGCGATCCTGGTCATGGGTTCCCGGGAACAGCTCGAACAACTCGCCAGGCCGGATGCTCTCGATGAATTGCAGCCCACATGA